In Pikeienuella piscinae, the sequence GGACGACGCCGCCCGGCTCACCACCATCGCCAGCGCCGCGCCGTCGACGCCCATGCCGAGCGTGAACATCAGCAGGGGCGCGAGGGCCAGCGCGACCGCTCCGCCGGTCATCGTCACGAGCATGGAGCGTCGCGCGTCTCCCTCCGCCCGGAGGATCGAGGCCGAAACCATGCTCATTCCGACGAAAGGCAGCGACGAGACGGAGATCAGGAGGAACCGTGCGGCGACCTCCGCGGCCTCGCCCTCGGCCCCGATGATCGCGCAGAGTGGCCGTCTGAGGGCGATGACGCTGATCGCGGTGACGGTGAGAACGCAGACGGTGATGACGATCGCCGACGTTGCTTCAGAGCGCGCCTTCTCCCGCTTGCGCGCGCCGATCGAGCGGCTGACCAGCGCCATCGCGGCGATCGAAAGCCCGATGCCGACCGACGCGGTGACGAACTGGATCGCCCAGGCGAATCCCACCCCCGCGGTCAGCGTCTCGTCGCCGAGTAGCGAGACGAAGAACAATGTGGCGAAATCGACGAGGAACAGAAAGAAGAGCCCGGCCGAGCCGGCCGCCGTCATCACCGCGACATGGCGCATTGTGGAGCCGGTGGTGAACCGGCCGGAGCCTCGATCCGCCAACGGTCTATTCGGCCGGTTGCGCCAGCGGCCCGCGCGCCAGTCGCGTCTCGCGCCCCTTCTCGGGATGGCGCGGCACGAGCGTGGCGAGAAAGAGCGAGACACAGGCCATCGCCGCGGCGAGGCTGTAGACGGATGCTGGATCGACCAGCCAGAGATAGCCGAGCAGCGCGGGAAGGAAAACCGCCGCGATATGGTTGATGGTGAAGGCGACCGCCGCCGTTGGGGCCTGGTCCTCCGGGTCGGCGATCTTCTGGAAATAGGTCTTTTGCGCGAACGCCATGGTGAAGAGGATATGATCGACGACATAGAGCGCCGCCGCCGCCTCCCATGGCCAGGCGAACCAGTAGAGCCCGGCATAGAACAGGAATACGGTCAGCAGCCCGGAATACTCGACGATCAGCGCGAGCCTTTCGCCGCGGCGCGCGATCACCCTGCCGATCAGCGGAGCCGCGAAGATCATCACGCAATAGTTCAGCAGCATCAGTCCGGCGACGTGATGGAGATGGAATCCGTAAAGCTCCACCATCATGAAGGCGGCGAAAACCGTGAAGATCTGCCGCCGGGCGCCGGCCATGAAGACAAGCGCGTAATAGAGCCAGTAGCGCCGCTTCACGACGAAATCCTTGCGCTGGACCGTGTCGGAGCGGAATTGCGGATAGGCGAGCCAGCAGACCAGGGCGACGGCCATGCAGAACCCGCCCGAGGCCCAGTAGATCGTGCGGTAGGAAAGATCGAAGAACTCCCAGGCGAGGACGATCGAGCCGTAGGAGACCAGCGCGCCCGCAGACGCCGCCGAAACGATCCGGCCCAGGATTCTCGGCGCTTCCGCCTTCGGCAGCCATTGCAGCTGCAGGCTCTGCGCCACGGTCTCGAAATAGTGAAAGCCGAGTGAAGAGATGAAGGTGACGACCAGAACGCCTTGAAGCGTCGGAAACTCCGCCGTCAGCGCCGAGCCGAACCCGAGAAGAAAGAGCGAGATCAGCCCGAATGTCTGCTCCTTGATCAGCGCGAAGATGAAGATCGCGAGAAAGGCCAGAAAGCCCGGGATCTCGCGCACCGTGTGCATCCAGCCATTGTCGGATCCGTCGAAATGGACGACCTCGATAATGAAATTCGCCGCCACCGCCATCCATGTCGAAAACGCCAGCATGGAGCCGAAGGCCATCAGGATCAGCATCGACTCAGGCCGGCGCCAGCGCGGCAGCGCGCGACCTTCGGCGAGGCTCATCTCCGGTCGATAGCGGGGGAGGGACATTGGGGAAGGCTCCTTCGGAGACTTCGTATACGCTATTGCGCCGCCGAGGCCACGAATTTTGCGCCGGCCCGGTCGATATGGCGGTGGGGGGAGGCGACGGCGACTCGCCCGATGGACTGAACGCGGCGCCGCCCGCCTTTTCCGGCGCGGGCGCGAAGATCGGCCGGCCGCCGCTTCGGCGCGGGCCGCTATGCCCTGCAATTTGACGACGCGCTGGTCGCGGTCGCCGCTTAAGCCGATGGCGATGGCTGACGCGCGGCGCTGACCTCGGCGCGGAACGCGCATCGCGCGCCGGAGCCCAGGCTCCTCGCCGCCGCGTTTGCGATATTCTGGCTCGATGAGGCCGATCTCGGCCCCGAACTGTCGCCGGTCAGGGCGACGGCCGGCGCTGAGCGGCTGATCGTTCCCTTCCGGACGCGCGTGGGGCTCGCCCACCAGGAATATGATCCTCGCGCCAGAGCGAGGCTCCTGAACGCGCATGAACCCATCGGCGCGTATTTCCTGAACCGGCGTGACGAGCGCGCTTTCAACGCCCGGCTCGCCTTTCCGACCGGCGGTGTTTTCGAGGGCGCGGCTGCGGCGGCGCTCTCGGGCTGGCTGCGCGACAGCGGCCGGTTGACCGGGGCGATCACAATCATTCAGGCCGAGGATATGGGCGCGCCCACGCGCCTCCACGCGGTCTCAACGGCCGAAAAGGGCGCGCCGGTCAGGGTGTCGGGCGCGACGCGACGTCTCGATTGAGCCTATCGCGCGACCGCCGGGAAATCGGCTATGCTGCGCGCCATGTCGATCTGGACCCGCATCGCCGAAGCGCTCTCCGCCCTTTCCAAGGGCGAGGGGCTTTCCGCTGTCTTCGACAGGCTGAAGACCCCGCCGGAACGTTCGGTTGGCTTCACCATCGCGGTGATCGCGCTCGGCGCGAAGATGGCGAAGGCTGACGGGCGGGTGACGCGCGACGAAGTCATGGCCTTTCGCGAGGTCTTTCAGATTCTGCCCGAGGACGAGAAGAGCGCAGCGCGCGTCTTCAACTTGGCGCGCAACGATGTCGCCGGGTTCGACGGCTACGCGCGCCAGATCGCCCGGCTATTCGGACCGGACAGCGCGGTGCTGGAGGACGTGCTGGAGGGACTGTTTCACATCGCCCTCGCCGACGGCGAGTATCACCCGTCGGAAGACGCCTTTCTCGCCGAGGTCGCGTCGATCTTCGGCCTGTCGGATGCAGCGTTCGAAGCGATCCGGGCGCGCTATTCGCCCGATCATCACGACCCTTACGCCGTTCTCTCGGTGACGCCGGAGACGCCACTGTCCGAAATCCGGAATCGCTGGCGCGCCATCGTGCGGGAGACGCATCCGGATCGTATGATCGCCCGCGGCGTGCCCGAGGAAGCGGTGAAGATGGCGACTAGGCGGCTCACCGAGGTGAACGACGCCTATGAGGCGATCAAGGCGAGACGCGCCGCCTGAAGGCTACTCAGCGAGCAGCCTCGCCACAGCGGCGCGGAGCGTCGGGATCCCTGCACCGGTTTCGGACGAGGTGGCGATGAGTGCTGGAAACGCGGTCGGGTGCCGCTTCAGGTCCTCGCCGACCCGTTCGACGACCTTCGCCAGCGCCGCTGCGCCGATCTTGTCGGATTTGGTCAGCACCGCCTGAAAGCTGACCGCCGCGCCGTCGAGCAGCGTCATGATCTCGTGATCGACCGGTTTGACGCCGTGGCGCGCATCGATCAGCACATAGGCGCGCCGCAATGTCGCCCGGCCCGCGAGATAGGTCTTCAGCAGCGCCTGCCAGCGCGCCACCACCTCGACCGGCGCCTCGGCGTAGCCATAGCCGGGCAGGTCTACCAGCCAGAGCGCGCCGGAAAGGTCAAAGAAGTTGATCTCCTGCGTTCGGCCCGGTGTATTGGAGGCGCGGGCGAGCGCCTTTCGCCCGGTCAGCGCGTTGATAAGGGAGGATTTGCCGACATTGGAGCGGCCGGCGAAGCAGATCTCCATCCGGTCGGCCGCCGGCAGCCCGTCCATCGCGACGACGCCCTTGACGAAGTCGCAGCGGCCGGCGAAGAGCTTGCGGCCGGCTTCGGCATCGGCGGCTTCCGGTTCTTTGGCGAGGGGGAAAAGGCTCATGTTCCGGCCTCATCGCGGATCGCGATTTCCCCGCCGCGCACGACCTGAGAGTAGACGCCGAAATCCGTGTGCCGGTACTGGGCGTGGAGCAGTTTCGTTACTTCGACGTCGCGGGCGCCCGTGTCCGGGCTCGCGGCCGGCGCCGTGCAGCGGGTGACGCGCGCGGTGACGCGGAGCCGGGCGGCGCCGACCGAAATCTCCCGGCCCAGCCAGTCGAACTCCTCCCACGGGGCGAAGCCGTCGAGCCAGAGATTCATCCGAAAGCGGATCGGCGCAAGTTTCCGCCCGGCGATCTCCTCCAGCGCGCGGAGCGTGGCGAGATTGCCGATGGAGACAT encodes:
- the yihA gene encoding ribosome biogenesis GTP-binding protein YihA/YsxC; this translates as MSLFPLAKEPEAADAEAGRKLFAGRCDFVKGVVAMDGLPAADRMEICFAGRSNVGKSSLINALTGRKALARASNTPGRTQEINFFDLSGALWLVDLPGYGYAEAPVEVVARWQALLKTYLAGRATLRRAYVLIDARHGVKPVDHEIMTLLDGAAVSFQAVLTKSDKIGAAALAKVVERVGEDLKRHPTAFPALIATSSETGAGIPTLRAAVARLLAE
- a CDS encoding MFS transporter, producing MSLPRYRPEMSLAEGRALPRWRRPESMLILMAFGSMLAFSTWMAVAANFIIEVVHFDGSDNGWMHTVREIPGFLAFLAIFIFALIKEQTFGLISLFLLGFGSALTAEFPTLQGVLVVTFISSLGFHYFETVAQSLQLQWLPKAEAPRILGRIVSAASAGALVSYGSIVLAWEFFDLSYRTIYWASGGFCMAVALVCWLAYPQFRSDTVQRKDFVVKRRYWLYYALVFMAGARRQIFTVFAAFMMVELYGFHLHHVAGLMLLNYCVMIFAAPLIGRVIARRGERLALIVEYSGLLTVFLFYAGLYWFAWPWEAAAALYVVDHILFTMAFAQKTYFQKIADPEDQAPTAAVAFTINHIAAVFLPALLGYLWLVDPASVYSLAAAMACVSLFLATLVPRHPEKGRETRLARGPLAQPAE
- a CDS encoding J domain-containing protein, producing MSIWTRIAEALSALSKGEGLSAVFDRLKTPPERSVGFTIAVIALGAKMAKADGRVTRDEVMAFREVFQILPEDEKSAARVFNLARNDVAGFDGYARQIARLFGPDSAVLEDVLEGLFHIALADGEYHPSEDAFLAEVASIFGLSDAAFEAIRARYSPDHHDPYAVLSVTPETPLSEIRNRWRAIVRETHPDRMIARGVPEEAVKMATRRLTEVNDAYEAIKARRAA
- a CDS encoding PhzF family phenazine biosynthesis protein — protein: MVPFRTRVGLAHQEYDPRARARLLNAHEPIGAYFLNRRDERAFNARLAFPTGGVFEGAAAAALSGWLRDSGRLTGAITIIQAEDMGAPTRLHAVSTAEKGAPVRVSGATRRLD